TAAATTCTAAatgtaatttaaaaatttttcccttttgtaaattttcaagccattgattcaaataaaaaaaaattaaagattcTAAATAGTTCATAAAATTTATTAGATTCAATCAAACCATTTTACATAAAAAGAAAGATTTTTCTCATTCGATAACCTAAGAGCATGTGATAAACATATGGATAAATAAGGTTGAACAAGCACTgaagttttaaaattataaatagTCTCCTAAATTACAACACTTTTGTAGAAGAAATctatatttttgtcaaaaaaacaaTAACAATAACTCCATTTGGATtcctcattttttcaaaaacaagtttttcatatactATGTTATAataatacacaaacaaaaataacaatatatcaaaaacaacttcaaatatatacacacacacacacatatatatatatatatatatatatatatatatataccactACCACTACCACTACCACcaccaacaacaacaacaattaATAAAAACACACCACCACCCGCTGTCCCTTCTCCTTCTCTTAtctctctcctttttccttATCCTCCCTCTTCCCTTCCCctttcttccttctccctcCCCTgccttcttcctcctccttccTCCTCCTTCCTCCCCACGTCTCTCTCATTGCCCCCTTCCCCCTTCCAATTGCAACCAAATTTGGTCGCAAGCAGCGTCCATTTTCTAGTCGCAACTCATGACTAGAGAGGGGGGTGGTGGGAGAGGGTGGGGAGGAGGGAGGAGGGGAGGGGTAGAGGAGAAAGAGGAAGGAGAAgggaggagaaagaaagagatgaAAAAGAGGAGGGGAAGAGGGAGAAGGAGGAAGGagggagaaggagaaggagGATAAGGGAGAAGAGAAGGGGTGGTGGAATAGTGGTGGGTGattataaaattttataaatatcccattaaaattttaaattttaaaaatatttcaaaatatattttcaaaaacaccATTAAAAACATCTATAATAAATGTTTTTTCAACTACAttgttacagtaaaatatttcaaaaacacttctaaaaatagctaatccaaatggATCATATTTCTTACCATGTGACTTTAGAATACCAAATagacaaacattaaaggaaaaaaaattactttataattTGAAAACatattaaacaaaattttattatttgtttgtaCTTTAAAAAAGTATATTTTTTATGGTTGCAATTATTATATGTTGttcctttaaaaaaaagaacattttcattttttgtcctTAATTTTAACATATGATTATTATACttacaattaaaaaaattaaaaaatgaaagggcattattggaaagaaattattttctctttcctaAAATGAGTATTTTAATCATATAGTTTGAATTGGTTTGAGAAtgctacaaaatttgaaaataagagaagtaaatgatatttttaaaattttaagggtgctaagtgaaattatcaaaaacctcaagggaggtttatgaaattactCCATTAAATGGATACGCTAAATGTTTTCCAACTAAGAAAGGAATGCCGTAAATGGTGTTTATCAACCTGGAGCAAATGTTTTCTCTAATGAAACTATTGTGTTTGGAtcgtaaattatttgagataattttgtgaaaaaagtaTTATAgcattttttgttttgtgtctCTTAACAATCAGTAACCATGATGTTTTGTTTAAAAGAATCAATGCCTGTTGTAGCAACTTCGCTGTTGCTTTTAGGCCACCTCTTGACCTTTGATGATCTCCATGAAGTGCTTTCATGGTTTACAATTTTGTTAAGTGTAACCACAAGATTGTATTacattaattgaaattttttattttgctcaAAATCACCTTGGTTTTATTTCCTCATTTCGTATATAAAATTTCCTTTTGAGTTGAAGCATTGGTGTTAAACTAAAATGTTGCAGTTGAATAGTAGCCTATTTTAGGCATTAGACTGCTAGTGGCTTGGTGGCTCCTAGCTAGTTGACAACCTTTCTAAGTGGAATTTGGTTTTCATTCTAGTTTCTGGGTACAAACCAAACATCCGATAACAGcatacaattttttttctagaCAGAAAAAGATGATGGGACAATCATTTGACTGGTTGAaattataaaaggaaaaagacaaAGGAATTCTTTGAATGTTGTTTTCAGGATCCAGGCAGGTACATGCATCTAATATCGTGTATGACATGTATTCTTAGGTGAATGATTGCCCTGGGAATCAAGGCAGCTCCCGGGAGCCATTTCCTCCATGAATTCACGGGGCTGTCTTATGCACAAAAGTTCCATTTCCATAGAATAAATCCTCTGCGCTCCGTCCGCTACAATCCCTACGCTCATTTCATGTTACTTGTCCAAACTACTTTTGAACAGCATAGAATTCCTATTAAAGAACAATTATAAAAAACCAACTCCCTCTAAAAAAAGTTAGCCACCACATTAATTGTGAGGTGGGAGAACCTTATCTCCCATCAATGGGCCTCTATATGAGAATTGCTCTAAATTCATATGAGTGCATGGTGCACCCGTCTGGACTGATGGTGGTTCAGTTCTCATCAGGTTCCCTCGATTCAGTTGGGTCATCTCCTAGAATAGGTTCCCCCCTCCCTCAAAAGTAGGAGTAGGACTATAGGAGTAGGTTAGGTTAGATTCGATGTGCCGTTAAGACAAAGAAAAtaactataaaaaaaatttcccaaaAATAGTAAACTATATATTAAATGTGaagctcaaaatttttttttaatatataaatgGTCTGTTTGACAAGTGTCTAACGGGTACTAATTAAGAGAGATCAATATCGGTTTTGTAAACAATTAAAGTTAAATAGGAAAATTATTTAAATATAAGGCAACACAATACATATCAGCATGTGCATTGATATGTTAATTTGGTATAACACTTACATTTGaaatttttcactttcacaAATAGTTTGTATGTATTGTTGCACAGAATGTTACTCATTCGCTCTTATTGTACCCAATTATTTTAAACCTTAATACAAAATGTAATTGTTGAACACCCTTTTCCTAACATGTTTGGATAGTCAATTATTTTTTAAGATTTATTCATTTGCATTATCAACACATTTTCAACCACCCTTTTATCTCACGTGTATCACAtcattcaaaaatttatttcaaataaccaaaaattatcTCAGAAATTTCCTATGGCACCCCTCGGAATTTCATTGGAATGAAGGTTTGATTCCCGAAGGGCTGGAGCCTAGCAAAATAGGGTCCACAGGCAACAGCTTCTAGCGATTTACGGCAAAAAGAAACCCTCAACGTGCCGCCAAAACTACGAACACTAATCAGTTGAATATAATGAGCTGAGCACTCTATTTTCTTTGtgattagcttgatttttgaGACACAATATGATTTGGGTCATGGTGGCACTTCATTGTCCATAGCTATTGAATTTTGAAGAGGCAAAATCGTCTAATTCATTTTATAAGCAATGAGatgataattttcttttttttttttgataaaagggataattttattttaatatctGCAATGAGATAATATGGATTAGCGTAATTTGGATGGTTTCAGTTTGGAGATACTAAATGCACATAATCAAGAAATCTTTAGTCATGcacatgagagagagagagagagttttttcttttaattggtGGCTTGTTCTTAACTGATTTTTTAGATGATGTTAGATGATGTTAATACACTACTATCACTTAACGGAATGGTTGAGATATATATTTGGCAttgctttttctttattttttcaaagTTTAAGTGGGAAGTCTCGAAACTCGAAACCTCTCACTTACACCATCGTCTTCTTCTTCCGTACGATACAACCCATCCTTCCCCTCAAAATTAGTACGTATAACTTTTTTGTGAGCGACAAGTCCAGGAAAACTTAACATCACTACTATTTACCAAATTCTTATATATAAGAATAATACCTTCAATTTAACACCACCCAAAGTGAGAATTGAATTACTTCCAGATTGATCCTCCAACATGGTTTGTCATAGTCACGATTACAGCCAATTCCAAGAGTTGCTGCCCGTTGAAGGTGCTAGGTTCCACATCTCCACTTTCataaacaataaaaagaaataattcCATGGTTCATATGATTATCTCATCTTGACAGGTCGGCAGCATTTCGACATTCATCGTTTGGCCTATTGGCCATTCACATTCTCATCTTGACTAGAAATTGCATAACATCCTACATAGTCacatgccaaaaaaaaaaaaaaaccatgtcCACAACCTTTCATGTTGTCCTACGTAAACGCCAAATTAATATTCATGTCAAAAAAGTTCCATTTAACGTCTCTGTTTGATAATACCTTCATTGCATGTGAAGATCAtgtaaccctttttttttaatacttattttcttcttcatttattgagAAAGAAATTACCTTAAGTTAAATGCATTCGCTTTTCATAAAGTTTGTTTGAAAACTTAAAAGAATAATTATAGATCCTTAAGTAACTTCTTAGCTTGAGAAAATATAGATCCTTAAAGAATTTTTTTCTCTAACAGGAACAGGAAAGAGGTGGGAttcaaaaaatggaagaaaagaaggaaaattaaAACTCAGAATGTTTAATTCCTAGGCGTCTCAACTTTAACCATTACTAAAGAGTACATACATACCCTGTAAGAATATACCAGCACTTTTTAGCAACGCATATGAGCTTCGAATATTCCACTTGAGTGCAAAAGTATAACTGAGTTCAACAACACTCTATTGCTAATTTAGAACTGAATTTTGCTTAACAAAGAAACCAAAATCAAGCTTGGGATATAACTTTTTGCTGATATTAAATGTAATTATGCGAGTACAAAAACAAGAACATGAGACTAATACCGCTCatttagaaaaaggaaaaaaagggtaAGTAGAAGCTAGAGCCCCTAGCTCATATGAATAAACAATTTGTACTAATTGCAGCCACTCAaattcaccttttgacaaattGCATCGACTTTGTTCGATATTAGGCCAAAAGTAAAAGTTAATTCGTTCGTCCAAGAAACAAATAAGTTTGCATTGATTTACGTGTTCTCCTGCCACCTTTgaaaataataatgaaacattATAGAATACTTTAATTGCGTTGGTTTCAAGCttataattcaaatttaaaaaaaattaaccatTTAATATAAATCAAAGGACCTGAGCATCTGACAGATTTCTTGCTATTCAAACTCCCAGATCTCAGGAACATAAAAGAAGAaacataattttctttttattctaatTTCTTCGTCATCATcctcaaaaatcaaaattccttGAACAATTTCCGGACTTGTTCCAGTGTTACAAAGAGCACCACAGTAAATGGTCCCTGCCTTGAGATTGTGGGAATAAACCCCTTGTAAAGGGCCAGTGGGCCCTCAGCCCTGATAGTTTTCATAGCACAATCCAGGGCTCCACTGTAAGGTGGGGCCATCCCCGGTTCAACCTTCATGTTCATCACCCTAGTCTTGATCACGTCCACCGGATTCGACGCACCGCCGCCACGAACCCCGCGGCGAAGCTGGCAGTCACGTGGGTCCCAAGCCCATCCTTCATCAGACCCGTTTCCAATATCGATTCCTTGATCTGATCATATGATGCCAGCTGTGATGCCGTCACCACCATAGCGCGGTTCACCGTAAGGGATGAACCGCGCCACAGGCTGCCAACTCCCTCGGTTTTAGCCATTTGACCAATCGCGTCAACCACGCTCTTGTAATTGCGCCGCAGATCCACCGGGAGCCGACCATCGGCTTGCATGCGGACCATGGCCACGTCAGCGGGGTTCCCGACGGCCGCTCCAACCGCCCCGGCGATGAGCCCAGCAGCGATTTTTCTTTCCAGAGGCATCTTGTTGGTATGTGGGTCGGTCCATTTTTGCTTCAGAACATCATAAAGTCCCATGCGGGTGGTGGAGTAAAGAGTCTGGCGGAGGACGGTGGCGGAGACGCCGGAAAACAACGCGGCGACCCCTTCTTGCTGGACAATCTTGACTCCCACGGCAATGGGTCCCACGCGGGGCGGCGGAGGAGGAAGAGATGGAGAAGGGACGTGAATGTGATGATGAGAAACCTGACCAGCTGCAGGGTGGAAGGCTAGAGCGGGTCGGAGCGCTTGAGCAGCCGGTTTGGGGACGGGGGATTCTCCCTGAAGTTGCATTCGGACCTTGATGAGGTCCAGCGGGTGGGTGGAGCATCCAGCCACTATTGAAGCTATGCCTCCTTCAAGAAAGCCTTTCAAACCcatattttcttcttttgttgaaCTCAGAAAAAATGAGTAGCGTTTTTCTTgattcctttcttctctttgttTGTTTGGGtttagtgtgtgtgtgtgttttttaatttttattttgtggGGTATTTAAGGAAAAAGACTAGGTGGTGGAATAGCTACAAGGTACAAGTAGAAGAAGACCAGTTGGAATTAGAGGACATCTCACTGGAAACCAGGAGATGGGAATGGAGGCCGAAGGCGACGGAGGAGAAGTGTGGGACGTTGGGTCTCTGAGACATATGCTGgtaaaaggggaaagaaaattGAAGTGATTGATGGTTTGAGGGAGAAGGGAGGAGAAAGGTTTATATATATAGTGGGGGAAATTGGAACTATTTTtaggaaaaaggaaacgaaaggaaaatgaaaatgggaaatgaAGGAAGTTTCTTACGTAGTGGTAGAATTTAGGTTAAATTTGTTTACGCGGTTATGGGGTCAGAGACTAATTGTCTAATGACCTAGTAGAACGCTACCACATCTTGCGCTTTGCAAATTGGCCAACTGGCGCAGTTCTAAGGTTATTGGTTACTGTTAAAGAAGAATAAGGGGGTCTGTATGAGAATTCATGAATTTGTATTGTTGCGGGCTGTGGCCAACAAagttttttctttaatttctttaataCTTTTGTAACTTTTGctttttgcaattttttaaGGATATATCTAAGGGGTGCTCAA
This sequence is a window from Coffea eugenioides isolate CCC68of chromosome 7, Ceug_1.0, whole genome shotgun sequence. Protein-coding genes within it:
- the LOC113777795 gene encoding LOW QUALITY PROTEIN: mitochondrial uncoupling protein 5 (The sequence of the model RefSeq protein was modified relative to this genomic sequence to represent the inferred CDS: inserted 1 base in 1 codon), which gives rise to MGLKGFLEGGIASIVAGCSTHPLDLIKVRMQLQGESPVPKPAAQALRPALAFHPAAGQVSHHHIHVPSPSLPPPPPRVGPIAVGVKIVQQEGVAALFSGVSATVLRQTLYSTTRMGLYDVLKQKWTDPHTNKMPLERKIAAGLIAGAVGAAVGNPADVAMVRMQADGRLPVDLRRNYKSVVDAIGQMAKTEGVGSLWRGSSLTVNRAMVVTASQLASYDQIKESILETGLMKDGLGTHVTASFAAGFVAAXASNPVDVIKTRVMNMKVEPGMAPPYSGALDCAMKTIRAEGPLALYKGFIPTISRQGPFTVVLFVTLEQVRKLFKEF